One genomic segment of Canis lupus baileyi chromosome 33, mCanLup2.hap1, whole genome shotgun sequence includes these proteins:
- the LOC140623533 gene encoding uncharacterized protein, with the protein MSKTSLRTSANDCSNESRCFNIVFSLQKVFQTILKSPAEGRARSGSLCTCGVERREEAGNGYLASGKRQPVNRRQRGRRSARGGSHRGGRRLRKGRFSNDAASRSGGAQERRPRRSRGKIVGSSGVAGSPARGGRREPAARGPPRSAAPRARSLEPPPPSPGRPGRSGPAGSACSGARASQGLLARRTLPRRSLASRPERLPHFLGFRAGRGPRPASGAGPTRPRARCGPQASRSGCEHAEPCTPAPRRPGPAGAEGGLRPAAAANGQRASGGRRQAARPSPPGQAQLPGTRGKEAGPPSTRSGPPRPLLRHHLQPRPPARRRLRFPIDEMGEGRRVVTARGPRARARGGGRDPSAPESPSARAPPPEPPGGCGPRPAPGRPEPARYCPPDPGLSRGRTGMSAARSTRKKRDEHTLLPCSTLQDACVAPVRPGALGAPRAACSPGDQLPAARGASLRSRPRQKTPT; encoded by the exons ATGTCTAAGACATCTTTAAGGACAAGTGCAAATGATTGCTCCAATGAGAGTAGATGCTTCAACATTGTGTTTTCCCTCCAGAAGGTATTTCAAACCATTTTGAAAAG TCCTGCTGAGGGCCGGGCCCGGTCCGGCTCATTGTGTACTTGTGGAGTTGAACGGAGAGAAGAGGCGGGAAACGGTTACCTGGCCTCAGGGAAGAGGCAACCGGTaaacaggaggcagaggggccgGCGGAGCGCGCGCGGGGGCAGCCACCGCGGGGGACGCCGGCTCCGGAAAGGCAGGTTCAGTAACGATGCAGCAAGTCGGAGCGGAGGCGCACAGGAGAGGCGCCCACGGCGCTCACGGGGGAAGATCGTGGGCTCGAGCGGCGTGGCGGGGAGCCCGGCACGCGGCGGCAGACGGGAGCCGGCGGCTCGGGGGCCGCCTCGCAGCGCCGCGCCGCGCGCCCGCAGCCtcgagcccccgccccc GTCCCCGGGCCGCCCCGGCCGCTCGGGCCCAGCGGGGTCGGCCTGCTCCGGGGCCAGGGCCTCGCAAGGTCTGCTCGCGCGCCGGACCCTCCCCCGGCGCTCCCTGGCCTCGCGCCCCGAGCGGCTGCCGCACTTCCTGGGCTTCAGAGCGGGTCGCGGCCCCCGGCCGGCTTCCGGGGCTGGCCCCACGCGGCCCCGCGCCCGGTGCGGCCCCCAGGCCAGCCGCAGCGGCTGTGAGCACGCCGAGCCCTGCACACCCGCCCCCCGCAGGCCGGGCCCAGCCGGCGCAGAGGGCGGGCTCCGCCCGGCTGCAGCCGCAAACGGCCAGCGGGCCTCGGGCGGGAGGAGGCAGGCAGCGCGGCCAAGCCCCCCGGGCCAGGCGCAACTCCCGGGGACCCGAGGAAAGGAAGCTGGACCTCCCTCCACCCGCTCCGGCCCGCCGCGCCCCCTCCTCCGGCACCACCtccagccccggccccccgcgcgcCGGCGTCTTAGGTTTCCCATTGatgagatgggggagggaaggCGGGTCGTGACGGCGCGGGGCCCGCGCGCTCGCGCACGCGGCGGCGGGCGGGACCCCTCGGCGCCCGAGAGcccctccgcccgagcccctccgcccgagcccccggGAGGCTGCGGGCCGCGCCCGGCTCCGGGGCGCCCGGAGCCTGCACGGTATTGCCCGCCAGACCCAGGCTTAAGCAGAGGCAGGACCGGAATGTCTGCAGCTCGCTCTACAAGGAAGAAGCGAGATGAGCACACCCTCCTCCCCTGTTCGACACTGCAAG ATGCGTGTGTAGCCCCGGTTCGCCCAGGGGCACTCGGAGCCCCAcgcgctgcctgcagccccggCGACCAGCTCCCCGCTGCCCGCGGTGCATCGCTCCGTTCACGCCCCAGACAGAAAACCCCGACATGA